GGCTACATTTGTTTTATCTAAGTGCATATGATAAGTCATCTGTGACTAACTTAActgcatatttattttgttaaaactTTTTCTTAGGCCTCGTAACATGTCTAGTTTACTGAAAGATACGGTTAAAAGTGGTGTCGTTTCTTAACACGGCTCTATTTTCTCAACAATGTTGTGCAGACATTTTTAATGCCAATGAAAGAATCGTTGCACACAATTagtattctttatttttgtgtctagTTTGACCTGTTCACTACAAATTAGTGGGTTAATCATAGCTGACAAGAGGGACATTTTGGTAAAGAGCAATAACAAATTCACTGAGATGAAGATTGAAATTGGTGCAACCTGCATTTTAGGACAGCCTATTAAGACCTTTAGTAATCCATGTGGCGTGAAAAAGCATGTAGCTCCATACATGTATTttgaaatgtcatgtttttatatcattaataaaaacaattcttctggtttcaaataaaatgaaaacaattagaTGTGGTTGGACAGCAATGATATGCAAAATTAAATCCATATAGGAGACATGTTCTTCCAGATGCTATTTAAATTGTAGCACAAGTAGAATTTGTTCTCCCAGTCATCACAAACTGGCTGAAGAGGACTACTATGTTTTGACTTTGGTCATAATAAATGTGCGTTCCACATgcattcctctttttttaaatagtagcCTGAATAAAGCGTTTCATTTAACAGACATTGGAGTAAAGGAATTAAGGCTGAAATGCCAATCTTAGTTGGGATTCAATTTTGAAATTGAAAGGCGGCTTTAAATTGTGTTTGCAATATTACTTGTGCTACTGTCTGTAGTAGTAGGCATAGTAACAGATTATTCATGGTATGGATTGCATATGTAAGTgacaaatttaaaagaaatcagCAGGCTCCTATCTTTGTTTTTGCTTCGACTGGTTTAAGGCTGTGAACTGTGGAATGTTGATGCCTGATggtttcaatggggaaatgagAGCCAGGAATGGCGGTAAAGCAGAAACAACACCATGtttcaaaatcacatttttatttgacagtacaaataaaaagaaactgAAGCATCTTCACCCCCCTTCCAAAACTTCACTTCCGAGTAGGGTGAGAAGCCAAAAGAAATCTTACTCCCAGTCTCCTTTTCAGTTGAAAGGGGCCGCTCTCAACGAAGAAAAACTTTAGTCAAATAACGAAGAGACCATCGCTTCACAACTATAAACATCAGAGTTCCACCTGTGAAATAGCTAACATGTATTGTTATAGGAACACAAACtgtaaaaaatatacatcattTTCACTCCAAAAGTGAAATTCATGTGGTGCTTTAAGCCGGAAGAATGGCTGGTATGAAATGAAGCAGTGAGAACTGCTAACTAGAAAGAAAAATGGCAGCAGAAACAAACACACTTCCAGGCTAAAGTTACTCGAGACTTTACATTCTGTGGCTACCTATGTATGATGCTTAACTGCATGCACACTTGCATACCATGCACACACTCTGAACTGTATCAAAAACTGATGATTAATGACATATTTACTGCAAAGCTCCAAACTCTGTGAAaagaagtatatatatatatatatatatatatatatatatatatccacctCTTATTTTCTTTAATCTTCTGTCTTCAGCACTCTTCTAGGAGCCTCTGCTTTCTTTTCTGGTGAGATCTGTacccctctctctctcatctctctctctctctccttcccaCAGTCTTTTTTGGAGATTTGGACACGATTTTTATTTGTCAGCTCTAATGCAGTCTCTGAGTGACCTCCCCCTTTAGCCTTTTCACATTTGACCTCCCAGTGCACAGAATGAACCTTTGTTGCAATACTACAGTCAGTACCACGGAGGTGGGAATGGTCTTTTGGGAGCGAACATGGGACCAGGATTTAGACCTCCTCTCGGACCCGGTCGTTTCCCCCTTAGTCTTGGATCAGGCCCATGAAAATTAGGAAATGGTGCGCGTGGGGGACCCCTGGGGAATGGGTGATGGGCAGGACGGGGAACCCGCTGTGGAGGTCGCGGACCAGGGGGGCGCATCTCAAAACGGAGTGGTGGCGCTGGACATCTGGGCGCATAGTGAGGATGAGGGGGGCTCTGTCTTTGGTAATCCTGGCTGTCAAAAGCATCCTGGGAGGAGGGTGAGGAAGGCGAAGTGAAGCGCCCTCTGCCTCTGGGGAGGCTATGTCGAGGGCTGCCCCTTTGGTAGAAAGGGGCCTCAGGTCGGCTGTAAGGGCTGTTCTGAAAATGAGGGCTAGGGCGTGGGAGGATGTCATCGTGGTAATGCTCGTGGTCTTTAGGGTAATGCATGTTGTCTAGGCTAGAGTCTTGATCCTCGGGGTGATCATACAATGATTCATCTGGATGAAAGACTGACTTGTGTCCATGGTCGTGGACCACCATCCTCGGCAAACCTCTGCTTTGACCAGGTTCGCCCATGTCTGCGTGGGGTGCTGGCTGCTGCTCTGGGAGAGTCATTGCTTGGCTGGTTACGGAAGCTGTTGGGAGTACATTTGGAGGGGGAGGTAACTTGGGGACAGGAGGAAGGATGTTTCTAAAGAAATCTGAAGATTGATGAAACCCTTGAGGTTCTCTGGTTTGTTCGGCTTGGTACTCAAATGGCCTTGTCGTCAGGTTTTTAGCAGGCCTCTGCACATTGTAGCCTGTGGGTTGCTGACCATACCAACCGTGATCAGCCATCCCCTGAAAGTCCTCCATGGGTTGTGTGCTGCCTGCACTGCCCTGAGTTGCAGGACCTCCACCTGGAGTAGAAATTGGCTGATACTGTTCAACAGGAGTTGACatactgttttcactgtattgGTATGGTTGGTACGTCTGTCCATTCTGAGCAACACCTGGCTGAAGGTGGTCTTGCAGGTTGGTGTTTTCTGGGTTCTGAGAAGTATTTTTATGGAATGCAAAGAGAGCTGGCATCCCAGTTTCTGTGTTTGTGCTTGAAGACTTTGGGAGCCCCACTGGCACATCCATGACCTCATCTTGGGTTGGGGTGCCTCCACCCTCATCACGCACTGGTGTCCCATCCTGCGTGTCGGTTCCTGTTACAGGACTCAAGTTTTCCACCCTATTGGGTTGGTTTATGGCGAAACCAAGGTCAAAGCAGTTAAAAACAGGATTGCCATGCAGGAAGTTGTGAATTTTGGATTCTAAACTGTCTGGTTTTACTACTTGTGCTGTCACTGCTGTCAAATCCATATCTTTGGCTACATCCTGCACTGGGGCAGAGGTTGGCTTGTTCTCAGTAACCATTTGCGAGGCTGTGCTCTGCTTTACAGTGGCGTTTGATGGTGAAGAAGGCACCAGTGTAGCAGAGGAGGAAGTGGAGCTCTGATTGGTAGCTGCTGAAGCTGATGTGAATGAGGGTAAGGGAGGAGTCTTGCCTGTATTGGAGGACTCTGCTGGGACATTTGCAGCAGGGCTGCTCAGATGAGAAGTGATGCCTGATTGAAGAGAAGTCAATTATACATAATCAGTACATGGTGTAAATATAAACCTAAAATATGGCTactgttgtaaaacaaaaaaataaactcaccATCAAGGCTACCTTGAGCTTGGACCTTAGACAGAGCACTGATGAGATCTGCAGGACTCATGTCCACCTTTGCCAGGATGTCAACCAAAGAAGTGGCATCTTCAGAGGCAGGCGGTATCGTCTCAACTGATATGTAGGGGTTAGCTGTAGGAGGACTCTCCACTGGTGGCCCTGCATTGCAACGAGGGACACACTTATAGTGGCTttcctttaaaaatatattgccTTAGGGAGGTTAAACTGTTAATCATATAGAACATGTATACCATAATAAATTCTGTAATGCCGTACAGCAACAGTTGCACTGCATGCATGATTTACTCCACATGGTTtgagtgaaataaaaaataaaaaataaataattaataaaacagATACATGAGATTGGATATTGTCAGACCAGAATCAGGCCTCTTTCAAATTTGGATAAAAATCTGAAAGCGAAATGTGCAAATTAGGGATAGGAATCGATAAGAATTTAGCAATACTGTTTAAAGATTTGATTCCTTATCAATTCTCTTATCAATCCTCATTGTGTGAgggaatgaaataaaacaaattgggTTTGGttccttttcctctttaatATCTTCAACTTTGGACACGAGTTGCAGCATATCCAGTATACACTTATAATCTGTAATGTACCctaatggataaaaaaaagaaaagtaggcAACTTACTTCTCAAAGTATGtcaagagaacaaaaaaaaaaaactaaagcttAATGAAATGTTTGCATTCCTTGCAAGAATCACAGTGCCTTGGGCCATTATCCAGTTCAAGTGTTATTGGACCtgagaaaatgaaatacagTGCAACCTCAATTTACGTACTATAGTACTTTTAATTTGTGAACTGTGGTGGGGTTGTCGCGAAATCAGTTGAGCTTTTTTCTCGCATCGCGTAACAATCATTGGCTCTGTGCGTGGCAACTGAGGTAACGTAtccttgattttgtttttcttcctctcactctgactcaatgtcccccgcctcccccggaacgtgagcaaagttctgtcggaggtgggagttgaaacgccttctgacaggggactctgcaagacgttcccagcagaccctcacaatacgtttgggcccgccacgtcggaccggcatcttcccccaccatcggagccaactcaccaccaggtggtgatcagttgacagctccgcccctctcttcaccagagtgtcaaAGACaagcggccgcaagtccgatgacgcGACCacagtcgatcatcgaactacaacctagggtgtcctggtgccaagtgcacatgtggacacccttatgcttgaacatggtgttcgttatggacaatccgtgacgagcacagaagtccaataatagaacacccctcgggttctgatcgggtggggggggggggggcgttcctcccaatcacgcccttccaggtctcactgtcattgctcacgtgagcattgaagtctcccagcagaacgatggagtccccagcgggagcgctctccagcaccccctccaaggactccaaaaagggtgggtactctgaactgctgtttggtgcataggcacaaacaacagtcaggacccgtccccccccacccgaaggcggagggaggctaccctctcgtacAGGcgtcgagccggggggcaataagtatacccacacctgctcggcgcctctcaccgtgggcaactccagagtggaagagagtccaacccctctcaagaggactggtaccagagcccaagctgtgtgtggaggcgagtccgactatatctagtcggaacgtctcgacctcacacacgaGCTCGGgatccttccctgccagagaaatgacattccacgtccctagagccagtttctgtagccggggatcggatcgccaaggtccctgccttcggccaccgcccagctcacactgcacccgaccccgaCGGCCCTTCCcaaaggtggtgagcccatggtaagggggacccacattaccctttcgggctgctCGGGCCCCATggttgcaggcccggccaccaggtgctcgccttcgagccccacctctaggcctggctccagagggggcccccagtaacccgcgtccaggcaagggaaaactgagggGGTCATAAGGgatcttttagccgtgctttgtctggtccctcacctaggacctttttgtcatgggtgaccctgccaggggcttaaagccccagacaacttagctcctaggatcattgggacacacaaacccctccaccacgataaggtgacggctcaaggaggggttgttaaaaaagaaaaagaaaaaaacattattatatttcattattttcacaaatcGTTCAGGcctaattgtaataataataaatcaaatcagtCCGCCCTTAAATCCCCTTCCTTTGCTTGCATATTTAATGTGCCATCTTCTGTGCTGTCCCATAGATAAGCTGTGCCGACAACATTGTTTAATATTCACCATAGGAACCGGTGGcccaaaatgcaacacaaaagcCAGGTTGCATGGTGGGCTACATATATATAACATAAACAATGCTAATGCATCGGCCATTTTGTGCCAGAATGTAAACAGTACTGTATGCTAAAATGCTAAGACTTAGCATATTGATTCACTAGCAAACATAGCCATGTTATTGCTTCATAATAAAGTGTCATCCTACAGTACTTTACACTTCTTGCGCGTGACATCCACACATTTGTTACGTACGAGGAATCATTAAGTGGAATTGTCAGgcaagcaaataaatgattctTAATAATCGAATGAGTGGTTTTCGATTCCCATCCCTAATGCCAAAGTGATTGCAGTACATACCCCCTGGATACATGCTTTAAATGCAAGCCTGACGGGACCTCAACACAAGATCGGCATAAAAATAGGAGTGCAGAACATTTAGACTcccatttcattaaaaataacagtCGATTAATGGCTCATTAATAGTCAAATGCCTACCACTGGTATAAAGGTACTGTACACTCTCAATGGCggcaaatctttattttaaacaattatcCATCTGTAATAAGACTTACACCACCATTATCAGTCTTCTCACCTGTGTTTTTCATGGCCGCATTTAAACTGTTGAGGATAGAGCCAATTTTACCCAGGTCAACAGTTTCCACACTTCCTGAAAGGGTTGCTACAGATGCCTCATCAGATGAGGTATGCTGTGCTGTTGCTACTGATGGCTCTCTGTTTTGGGTGATGGGATTTGATGCCTTCAAAGGGCTGGAACACTTTATTTTCTCCTCAACTGTGAAAGAAAAAATGGCAATGTGAACAATGACCAATGTGCCTATGTCAGCGCAAGATGACAGTTTTTATGCATGTGTCAGATCTTTGTGTGGTTAGTCAACAATGATGCCTTCCACCAGAGCTAAAACTGCAACATGACTTCAACTACATCCATAATGATGGGTCAGATACATATggcttttatttaaaataaataaacaaataaataaataaataaataaacaagctgAAAGGTTTTCACAATGTAATGAGATCCCTGTGTATGTATGTCTgtacagtggaggaaataatttgatccctcactgattttgtaggttcacccactgacaaagacatgagcgGTCTATAATTTATCTATAATAATCTATAATAATTTTTCTTATGTTAAAAGTGAGAGACATTAAAGGAAAAGCCAGAAAACTccaaataaaaaagataaaaatgtatttgcatttcattgcgTGAAATACGTGTGTGATCCCCTCCCAACAATAAAGAATTCCAGCTCCCATAGACTAGTACTCTCACTTTAAGAAAACACTCCTTATCTAAACTCGTTAGCTGTATGAAAGACCCCTATCTCACACCTGTCTacagaatcaatcaatcagacaccAACCTGTCCGTCATAGGCAAGACCAAGACCTTTGGCAAGAGACTACGCTAGGAGACAACAGTTGGTGCAATAATTAGTTTAAtggaataaacacaaaatgactgtcaatctccatcgatctggggctccttgcaagatttcacCTTGTGGCGTATCAATGATCATGAGAAAGGTTAGGCATCAGCCTAGAACTACACAGGAGGCGCTTGCTAATGATCTAAAGGCGGCTGGGAACACAGTCAGCAAGAAAAACAATGGTAACACTACGTAATGGATTACAATCCTGCAGCGCCTGTAAGGTCCGCCCTAAAGGCCTTACAGAAAGATGTACAGGCCCGTCCGAAGTTTGCCAATTAACACCTAAATGATTCAGAGAATGATTGGGAGAAGGTGAAGTGGTCAGATGAGACATAAATCGAGCTGTGTGGAATCAATTTGATTCGTCGTGTTTGGAGGACGAGGAATTCACCCTAAGAACACCACCCCCACCGTCAAGCATGCAGGTGGTAGCATTATGCTTTGAGTGTGTTTCTCTGCAAATTGGGACAGGTCAACTTCATCGTATCAAGGGAAATATGGATCGAGCTTTGCACCGTGAAATCCTGGGTGACAACCTCCTCCTCTTAGTCAGAAAACTTAAAATGGGTCATGGATGGAGCTTCGAGCATGCAGATGACCTAAAGCACACAGTCAAGGAAATGAAACACTGGCTAAAGAAGCAGCACACTAAGTTCATGAAGTGgtctagccagtctccagacctAAATCCCATAGAAAAACCTGCGGAGGGAGCTGAAGCTTCGAGTTGCCAAGGCACAGCCTCGAAACCTTAAGGATTTgtagaggatctgcaaagaggagtGGTCCAAAATTCCTCCCGCGATGTGTGCAAACCTGGTGATGAAGTACAAGAATCATCTCTGTACTGGCCAACAAAGGGTCCCCCACCAAGTACCAAGTAATGTTTTGACAGGGAGTCAAATAGTTATTTCCCTcaatgaattgcaaaataacttgaatgttttgttttatgtgatttTGTAGATCTTTTTGATATTCT
This is a stretch of genomic DNA from Phycodurus eques isolate BA_2022a chromosome 20, UOR_Pequ_1.1, whole genome shotgun sequence. It encodes these proteins:
- the rprd2a gene encoding regulation of nuclear pre-mRNA domain-containing protein 2a, which encodes MEAGRGRDAGASFEAVLDKKLLNVTNTMDSIQGLSTWCIDYKKYHSMIVRQWSKCLKKSDTAQKINLFYLANDVIQNCKRKNAMVYRTAFADVLPEAFVLIKQEGDAKMVKSVERILTIWQERSVYTEALIAELRSSLVKEESPPVTPLEQKTPVESKAELRSKIVAEFVPQSLIDHLSKYKRSLEDVDLREKQLATMRVDICSSEALKKLKDKAGGKKFSRDFEEGNIQLQEFVKFFDRQNKTGPALLEALSNADIFYEMQYKEVKIVANAYQTFANRVSHLKRKLDNLKATLPDLDDSPIPSPSADAPSPTGSESPFHDLELAKPHPDVDDSAMDDEAEPPAPSPLSSIGDSPKPVLNLGEDNVNREVEDMELSEDEIVSGSIIVEEKIKCSSPLKASNPITQNREPSVATAQHTSSDEASVATLSGSVETVDLGKIGSILNSLNAAMKNTGPPVESPPTANPYISVETIPPASEDATSLVDILAKVDMSPADLISALSKVQAQGSLDGITSHLSSPAANVPAESSNTGKTPPLPSFTSASAATNQSSTSSSATLVPSSPSNATVKQSTASQMVTENKPTSAPVQDVAKDMDLTAVTAQVVKPDSLESKIHNFLHGNPVFNCFDLGFAINQPNRVENLSPVTGTDTQDGTPVRDEGGGTPTQDEVMDVPVGLPKSSSTNTETGMPALFAFHKNTSQNPENTNLQDHLQPGVAQNGQTYQPYQYSENSMSTPVEQYQPISTPGGGPATQGSAGSTQPMEDFQGMADHGWYGQQPTGYNVQRPAKNLTTRPFEYQAEQTREPQGFHQSSDFFRNILPPVPKLPPPPNVLPTASVTSQAMTLPEQQPAPHADMGEPGQSRGLPRMVVHDHGHKSVFHPDESLYDHPEDQDSSLDNMHYPKDHEHYHDDILPRPSPHFQNSPYSRPEAPFYQRGSPRHSLPRGRGRFTSPSSPSSQDAFDSQDYQRQSPPHPHYAPRCPAPPLRFEMRPPGPRPPQRVPRPAHHPFPRGPPRAPFPNFHGPDPRLRGKRPGPRGGLNPGPMFAPKRPFPPPWY